The following DNA comes from Peribacillus sp. FSL E2-0218.
GCGGCATCTTTAACATCGACATATATCCACAGGTAATCGTAACAAAAAATAAAAAAAGCGCAAGCGAATATAAAGGACAGGAAGCATCGCTGCCCCCTGTCCTCCCACGTTTTATATTTCGCTGTTTGAAAGTGTGACTTCAGTCGATTCTTTCTTCCCATCACGGTAATAAATGATTTTAACCTTATCGCCGATTTTCTTATCATTATAGAGGTATTTCCTTAGTTCCACGACATCATGGATTTCCTCATTATCCATTCCAACGATGACGTCAAACTCCTTCAATCCTGCTTTTGATGCCGGGGAGTTGCTTTGAACGCCCGTTATGGCAACACCTGCCGTCACTTTCTTTGGCAGTTTTAATGTATTCTGCTGATGGTATTTTGAAATTTCTTCTACGGATGCCAAATTCACACCTAAGAAGGCACGTTTCACTTCGCCAAACTCCTCGATATCGTTGATGATTGGAATGACCGAATCGATCGGGATGGAGAGTCCGATCCCCTCCACTGCATTTTCTGCTATCTTCATCGAATTGATCCCGATGACCTGCCCCGACATATTTACGAGGGCCCCCCCGCTGTTGCCTGGGTTGATGGCTGCATCGGTCTGGATGACCTCCGCGTTCCAATCCACTTGTCCGTCCTCATTGATATCGACCTCTATCGTTCGCTCCAAGCCGGAGATGATTCCCTGTGTAATCGATCCGGAGAATTGGAGGCCCAGAGGGTTACCAATCGCGATCACTGGCTCACCTGGCTTCAATTTTGCCGATTTTCCGAACTCTGCAATCGTTTTGATCTTGTCACTATTCACGACAATGACCGCTAAATCTGTCCACGGGTCGCTTCCTTGCAGCTTTGCAGGCAATTTGGTGCCGTCACTTAATGTGACTTCCAGTTCATTGGCCCCTTCAATAACATGATTATTCGTAACGATATAGGCTTTTCCGTCAGCCTTTTTATAAACGACACCTGAGCCTGTTCCTGCTTCTGCCGAACTGTCCTCAGCATTGCTCCCTTGTCCCCAGAAGTTCGTTTCCTGGATGTTGGTGATGCCTACCACTGCATCACTTGCCTTATCGACGGCATCTGTGACGGCACTAGTTACATCTACAGCAAGGCTTTGCTGCGATTGCTTCAAAGGCTGATTACTGGTTGATTTCTGCGTTGATGTTTCGTTATTCCCGGAATTAAGCAATCCGCTTCCCGGAAATACTAATAAAATAAGTAAAGCACCAACGATGGCGCCGCCCAAGCCAGTTAGAAAATAGCTGGCATGGCCCTTTTTCCGTTTATTTCGGTTCTCATCATGATCATCATAATAACCCAAGACCGCTTCATCCTCTCATTTTAGGAAAGTAATAATAGCCATTCTATTGTTTGGTATCCTTCCTCAATTATACTCAATTACCGGATTTTTTCTAAAAAAATGTACCTGTAATTCAAAAGGGAGATCCATTGTCTGAAGTACGCCGTTTTACCTATACTTATACAGTTGTAACCAAACGATACCCCAATTAAACCAGTTTGTAACCTTTCGAAAGGAATTTTTACCAATAAAAAAGGAATGAACAAGGTTTCCCTTATCCATCCCATATCATTTATAACGTAACGAGTTCCGTTGGTCTTTTCGGGTCAGTGTCGTATAAGGAAAATTGCTCCCCGACGATTATCCCCTTTGTCTTCAAGGTCTGTTCCACCGACATTCTTGCTAAATCCTTCATATTGTTATCAAGGCTTAAGTGGGCCAGGTATATACGTTTCGTCTTATCACCGGCCACTTCACTCATCGCAAGAGCGGCATCTTCATTGCAGACATGTCCAACATCACTTAAAATGCGGCGCTTGATGCTCCATGGGTATTTACCCATCCTCAGCATCGAAACATCGTGGTTGCTTTCGAATACATAGGCATCGGCATTCGATATGATCCCTTTCATCCGATCGCTTACATAACCTGTATCAGTGATGACCACCAGCTTCTTATCTTCATGATGGAAGACATAAAACATCGGCTCGGCAGCATCATGCGAAACACCGAATGACTCGATATCAAGACTGCCGAACGTTTTGATTTGTTCCATTTCAAATGTGAATTTTTGCTCGGTAGCAATTTCTCCGATCGAGCGTTCCATGGCATTCCATGTCTTTGCATTCGCATATATCGGAAGCTTATGTTTTCTCGCGACCACGCCCAGTCCCTTTATGTGGTCACTATGTTCATGGGTAACAAGGATTCCGGATAATTTCGACATATCACGGCCTATATCCTGGAACAATGCTTCCATCGCCTTGCCGCTCAATCCGGCATCGACAAGGAAGGATTGATCCTCCGTTTCCACGAAAAAGGCATTTCCCGTACTCCCGCTGGCGAGAACACTAAAATGCATAGTCATCTATACTCACTCCAGTATTTTTTCTTCAGTATTTAATTCAATGACCTCTCCATCAAATGCATTCACGAAGAGATCCGTTTCGTTATCAAGGACGATCCACCAAGTCGGTACAAGTAAATGGGACATGGATGTCGTTTGCAGCGAATTATAAAAACCCAGTTTCACATTCGTAACCTTGCTTTTTGGTACAATATCACGATTATCGTATAAAGCTCTAATGGCTTTCATGGGAGTCACTAATTCTTTAGGTTTATTGAATTTTTCAAGTTTCTCTAAATACATCTGCTCATAGGAGACGATTTCACCTTTTTTATTCAAATATAAAGTGACCTTCCCCATACTGTTATTAAAAAACATCTTATTATCTGCCACTTGATAGCAGATGATCGTCTGGGTGGTCTTGTCATAACTCCAAAAGCGGTACTCACTGCCATTCAGTATATAGTCCTTCAGGAATACATCAAGGTCTGCCTCATGAATGTCCGTCTTCATGACCACTGGCGTTTTGAAAGTGCCGACCAGCTTCTTATCATCTATGATCTTCGCTTTTTGATTTTTCAAATACTGGATATCTTTCTTCTCGAACGTCTTGCTTTTCGCAGTCAGGAATTGGTCCTTCAGCTTTTGTTTCGGAAGAGGGACTTCTATTGAAATATCATCTTCCTTCA
Coding sequences within:
- the yycI gene encoding two-component system regulatory protein YycI, which gives rise to MDWNNTKSIFIMVFFVLNIFLLYQFLEKINDYQYENFAESSTEELLKEDDISIEVPLPKQKLKDQFLTAKSKTFEKKDIQYLKNQKAKIIDDKKLVGTFKTPVVMKTDIHEADLDVFLKDYILNGSEYRFWSYDKTTQTIICYQVADNKMFFNNSMGKVTLYLNKKGEIVSYEQMYLEKLEKFNKPKELVTPMKAIRALYDNRDIVPKSKVTNVKLGFYNSLQTTSMSHLLVPTWWIVLDNETDLFVNAFDGEVIELNTEEKILE
- a CDS encoding trypsin-like peptidase domain-containing protein — its product is MGYYDDHDENRNKRKKGHASYFLTGLGGAIVGALLILLVFPGSGLLNSGNNETSTQKSTSNQPLKQSQQSLAVDVTSAVTDAVDKASDAVVGITNIQETNFWGQGSNAEDSSAEAGTGSGVVYKKADGKAYIVTNNHVIEGANELEVTLSDGTKLPAKLQGSDPWTDLAVIVVNSDKIKTIAEFGKSAKLKPGEPVIAIGNPLGLQFSGSITQGIISGLERTIEVDINEDGQVDWNAEVIQTDAAINPGNSGGALVNMSGQVIGINSMKIAENAVEGIGLSIPIDSVIPIINDIEEFGEVKRAFLGVNLASVEEISKYHQQNTLKLPKKVTAGVAITGVQSNSPASKAGLKEFDVIVGMDNEEIHDVVELRKYLYNDKKIGDKVKIIYYRDGKKESTEVTLSNSEI
- a CDS encoding MBL fold metallo-hydrolase, yielding MTMHFSVLASGSTGNAFFVETEDQSFLVDAGLSGKAMEALFQDIGRDMSKLSGILVTHEHSDHIKGLGVVARKHKLPIYANAKTWNAMERSIGEIATEQKFTFEMEQIKTFGSLDIESFGVSHDAAEPMFYVFHHEDKKLVVITDTGYVSDRMKGIISNADAYVFESNHDVSMLRMGKYPWSIKRRILSDVGHVCNEDAALAMSEVAGDKTKRIYLAHLSLDNNMKDLARMSVEQTLKTKGIIVGEQFSLYDTDPKRPTELVTL